The following are from one region of the Mesorhizobium sp. B4-1-4 genome:
- a CDS encoding cytochrome c oxidase subunit 3, producing the protein MSVIIVFLFVVAGFAGWWLSHQGLMSKPWLEQGLAGDVVALNRSTLPTAKIGLGVFLAVVGCLFALFTSAYFMRMAVPDWQPLPLPRLLWFNTGVLVLSSIALQCTSVAARRGQIDTVRLGLATAGLTALAFLIGQLMAWRQLTADGYFLASNPANSFFYLITGMHGLHILGGLVGLGRTTTSAWTGARPERLRLGVELCAMYWHFLLFVWLAIFALLAGWAATFVDICRLLLT; encoded by the coding sequence ATGAGCGTCATCATAGTCTTCCTGTTCGTCGTCGCCGGCTTTGCCGGATGGTGGCTTTCACATCAGGGGCTGATGTCGAAGCCATGGCTCGAGCAAGGTCTGGCCGGGGATGTTGTCGCCCTCAACCGGTCAACGCTGCCAACCGCCAAGATCGGCCTCGGCGTCTTCCTCGCCGTCGTCGGCTGCCTTTTCGCGCTCTTTACCAGCGCCTATTTCATGCGGATGGCGGTGCCAGACTGGCAGCCGCTGCCGCTGCCGCGGCTGCTCTGGTTCAACACCGGCGTGCTGGTCCTGAGCAGCATAGCCCTGCAATGCACCTCGGTCGCGGCGCGAAGGGGCCAGATCGACACGGTCAGGCTCGGCCTTGCCACGGCCGGGCTGACTGCGCTCGCCTTCCTGATCGGACAGCTCATGGCATGGCGGCAGCTGACCGCCGACGGCTATTTTCTGGCCTCCAATCCGGCCAACAGTTTCTTCTACCTGATAACCGGCATGCATGGCCTGCACATATTGGGAGGGCTGGTGGGTCTGGGCAGAACCACCACCAGCGCCTGGACTGGAGCGCGGCCGGAGCGGCTTCGCCTCGGCGTCGAGCTATGTGCCATGTACTGGCATTTCCTGCTTTTCGTCTGGCTTGCCATCTTCGCCCTGCTGGCCGGCTGGGCCGCGACGTTCGTCGACATTTGCCGGCTGTTGCTGACCTAA
- a CDS encoding heme-copper oxidase subunit III family protein: MAQTLTHIGQTEPPPAGWRGIAADWSSDQRAFKNVSWGKAMMWIFLLSDTFVFGCFLLSYMTARISTRVPWPNPSEVFALRIGGSDIPLILIAIMTFVLISSSGTMAMAVNFGYRRDRRKTAILMLLTAALGATFVGMQAFEWTKLITEGVRPWGNPWGAAQFGSCFFMITGFHGTHVTIGVIFLIIVARKVWRGDYDIGRRGFFTSRTGHYENVEIMGLYWHFVDLVWVFIFAFFYLW; encoded by the coding sequence ATGGCACAGACACTGACACATATCGGCCAGACGGAGCCACCGCCAGCAGGCTGGCGAGGCATTGCCGCCGACTGGTCCTCGGATCAGCGCGCGTTCAAGAACGTGTCCTGGGGCAAGGCCATGATGTGGATCTTCCTGCTCAGCGACACCTTCGTATTCGGCTGCTTCCTGCTCTCCTACATGACCGCGCGCATTTCCACACGCGTGCCGTGGCCCAATCCGAGCGAGGTTTTTGCGCTCCGTATCGGCGGCTCGGATATCCCGCTGATCCTTATTGCCATCATGACCTTCGTGCTGATCTCCAGCAGCGGGACAATGGCCATGGCAGTCAATTTCGGCTACCGCCGCGACCGCCGCAAGACGGCGATTCTCATGCTTCTGACTGCCGCACTCGGTGCGACTTTTGTCGGCATGCAAGCTTTCGAATGGACCAAGTTGATCACCGAAGGGGTGCGGCCTTGGGGCAATCCCTGGGGTGCCGCGCAATTCGGCTCATGCTTCTTCATGATTACCGGCTTCCACGGCACGCATGTGACCATCGGTGTGATCTTCCTGATCATCGTGGCGCGCAAGGTCTGGCGCGGAGACTACGACATCGGACGGCGCGGCTTCTTCACCAGCCGCACGGGTCACTACGAGAACGTCGAGATAATGGGGCTGTACTGGCACTTCGTCGATCTGGTCTGGGTATTCATCTTCGCATTCTTCTATCTTTGGTGA
- a CDS encoding cytochrome C oxidase subunit IV family protein, with amino-acid sequence MAEVTANGLGQDALHAAHEAPATRIAYTEVHQEHPIKLYLVVWAWLFILSTCSYLVDYFGLHGYLRWSLILIFMILKAGLIVAVFMHMAWERLALAYAIILPPILVLVFVTMMVFEADYTLFTRLAFFGAGP; translated from the coding sequence ATGGCTGAAGTAACCGCAAACGGCCTCGGGCAAGACGCACTTCACGCCGCGCACGAAGCGCCGGCGACTCGCATCGCCTATACGGAGGTTCACCAGGAGCACCCGATCAAACTCTATCTGGTGGTGTGGGCGTGGCTGTTCATCCTCAGCACCTGCTCCTACCTGGTCGACTATTTCGGCCTCCACGGCTATCTCAGATGGTCGCTGATCCTGATTTTCATGATCCTCAAGGCAGGATTGATCGTCGCCGTCTTCATGCACATGGCTTGGGAACGGTTGGCTTTGGCGTATGCCATCATCTTGCCGCCAATATTGGTCCTGGTGTTTGTGACAATGATGGTCTTCGAAGCGGATTACACGCTTTTCACGCGGCTGGCGTTTTTCGGAGCCGGGCCCTGA